The sequence CGCCTGTATGCCAACGAAGGCAATTTCACCTATGACGGTGGCGGCTTCGGTGCGCCGACCGACATCAACAAGGGCACATCGAAGCAGCAATCGCTGGCGCTATTTTCGCGCGACAAATTGTCGTCGTCATGGGTGTCGAACCTGACCTTGTCACAGACTCGTCTGAGCAACCGCAATATCTCGATCAGTGCCTTCGGCTACGACAGCCGGTACGACAGTACGGCCAATCTGCTGCAATGGAATAATGAGATCTCGCTTACGCCGGACTGGATATTGATCGCCGGCGCTGACCTGGGCCATGAAAAAGCCGACGTCAGCAACGACGACGGCTTTGCCATCACGCGCAACGCACCTTCACGCTCGACCTCCAGCGTCTACGCCGGTATCAGCGGCAAGGCCGATGCCCATCTGCTGCAAGCCAACGTGCGCCACGATCAGGTCGACGGCTCCGGTTCGAAGACCACCGGCTATCTTGGCTATGGCTATGCACTGACACCGGCGCTCAAGCTGATCGCCAGCGCGTCGACCGCTTTCAATGCACCGACACTGGCGCAAGTCTATGACCCCGACAATGGCAATGCCAAGCTCAAGCCCGAGACCTCACGCTCGGTCGAGCTCGGTGCGCAATACGCGCTCGCCGGCACACTGGTGCGCGCCACGGTATTCAAGACCCGCACCAAAGACCAGTTCGGCATCGATCCGGATAACTGCTTTAGCGGTGCCTATCCGTTCGGCTGCCCGACCTTCAACATTGCCCAGGCCAGTAATCAGGGTGTCGAACTCAGTGCCAGCGGCAAGCTCGCCAGCGTCGACCTGAAAACCAGCCTGACATTGCAAGAGCCGGTCGACGATGCGACCAAGCAGATTCTGATCCGCCGTGCCCGCACGCTGGCGTCGGTCTCGGCAGCGCAAGCCTTTGGCGCATTGCGGGTCGGTGCCGACGTCCAGTACAGCGGTAACCGCAACGACGGCAGCCGCTCACTTGGCGGCTATGTGCTGGCCAACCTGAACGCGCGTTACGCGTTGTCGAAATCGGTCTCGCTGTTCGCCCGGGTCGACAACCTGTTCGACCGCGATTATCAGACGATCTATGGCTACAACCAGCCACCACGTGGTGTGTTTGCCGGCTTGCGCTGGCAGCAATGAGGCAGCAGTGAATAGCGGCTCGCAGCGCGCCTGGCTGATCCTGTTGTCGATGGCGGCGACCGCTGCCCTCGCGCTGGGGGCAGCGGTCGCCTGCGGCAGCACGGGCTGCTTTGCCGGCTCGGCCGATATTGTCTGGGCCTTGCGCCTGCCGCGCGCGCTGTCGGCGTTCGCGGTGGGTGGCTTGCTGGCGCTGGCCGGTGCGTTGATGCAGGTCTTGCTGCGCAATCCGCTGGCCGATCCGTATGTGCTGGGCGTGTCCGGCGGTGCGGCCGCCGGCGCGATGACCGCGATGTTGCTGGCACCTGCCGCGCTGCTGGCCTGGAGCGCACATGTCGGTGCGCTGGCCGGTGCGCTGCTGGCGACCGGCTTGCTGTTTGGTTTGGCCCGGGGCGCGTTGTTGCGCTTGTCGGGAAGTGTTTCCGGAATTCGTTTGATCCTGACCGGCGTGATGATTGCCGCCGGTTTTGGTGCTTGCATGACCTTGTTGCTGACCCTGGCGCCGGACGCGCGCTTGCGCGGGATGATCTTCTGGCTGATGGGTGACCTTGATAATAATTTGCTGTACGCGCCGGCCTGCATCGCGCTGTTGCTGGCAGTGATCTGGTCGTGCGCCAATGCGGCACGGCTCAATGTGCTCGCGCATGGCGATGCTGCCGCGCAGTTGCTGGGCGTGCCGGTGCTGCGCCTGCGTGCGCTGACTTTGCTGGTGGCCTCGGTGGCAACGGCGGCGGCGGTGGCCGTGGCCGGCACAATCGGTTTTGTCGGGCTGGTCGTACCGCATGCATTGCGACTGCTGTTGGGCAATGACCAGCGACTGCTGTTGCCGGCCTGTGCGCTCGGTGGCGGCATCGCGCTGGTGCTGGCCGATTTGCTGGCGCGCGCCATCGTCGCGCCGACCCAGCTACCGGTCGGCGTGATCACCGCGCTGGTCGGCGTGCCGGTATTTCTGTTCCTGCTGCAGCGGGGGCGGGCGTGAATTCCCTGCGGGCTGAACATGTCAGCATCACCATCGGCGGGCGAACCCTGATCCGCGCGCTCGACTGGCAAGTCAGTGCTGGCCAGTTCTGGTGTGTGCTCGGGCGCAATGGCGTCGGCAAAACCAGCCTGCTGCATACGATCGCCGGCTTGCTGCGACCGTCGACCGGACGGGTGCTGATCGACGAGGTGGCGTTGCCGGCGATTCCTGCGCTGGCGCTGGCACGCTTGCGCGGGCTGATGCCGCAACAACATGTCGATGCGTTTTCGATGTCGGTGCTCGAAACGTTGCTGATCGGTCGCACGCCGTATCGCATCGGGCGCGGCTGGGATACCGATGCCGATATCGCTGCCGCCCGTGCGGCGCTCGATAGCGTCGATCTGGGCGGTCGCGCCGGTAGTGACGTGCTGCAGTTATCGGGTGGCGAGCGCCAGCGCGTCGCGCTGGCGACGCTGCTGGTACAGGCACCGGCGATCATGCTGCTTGACGAGCCGACCGCGCATCAGGATGTGGCGCACCAGCTGGCAATGCTGGCACTGGTGCGCCAGCTCAGCGAGCGGCATGCGGTGGTGATGAACTGCCATGACATCAACCTGGCGGCGCGCTTTGCGACCCATGTGCTGGTGCTGGGCGCGGATCGTAGCTGGAGCGGCACGGTCGACGCCGTGCTGGTGCCGGCGGTGCTGGAGCCGGCTTTCGGTTGCGCTTTCCGGGTGCTGGAAGGGCAGGGGATGCGCAGCTTTATTGCGGGGTAGCGCTGTGGTCCGGATTTTGATGAGGTTTTCCGGCGTTCGCCAGGGCATGTGGTGCCAATGCCCGTTGGTTATTGCACCCTTGTATTATGGTTTTGAAGTTGTCTTAGTTTTGAAGTTGTCTTAGTTTTGAAGTTGGTTTAGTTTTGAAGTTATGCCGGCGCGGCACTGCCGGGATAAAGCTGTAGCAGTTCTTGAGGGGCACCTCAAGATCGAGTGGCTGGATGCCGTTTGCACCCTTTGGCTTCGCGCCAGTGTCGTAGATTTTTGCAGCAGTCGCTCACCTCCACATGAAGATCGGACAGTATCTTTGGCCCGGCTTGCCGGTAGCCCGCATTCACAAGGTAGATCACGAGAGGATGTTGTATGCACAAATATCATTTGGGAATCGATGTCGCAAAAGCCAAACTTGATTGCGCCCTGCGCATGCCTGATGGCAAATACAGAAACAAAGTCGTTGCCAATACGCCCGCCGGTTATACGACGTTGAGCCTATGGCTCAACAAGCACGGCGCAACGCTGCCTCATGTGTGTATGGAAGCCACCGGGGTCTACTGGGAAGCCGTCGCAGAGTATCTGGCTAGCCAGAACATGGTCGTCAGCGTCATCAATCCTGCTCAAATCAAGGCGTTTGGCACCTCCCGCATGGTGCGCACCAAGACCGATCGCGTCGATGCGCAGCTAATTGCGGCATTCTGCGTCGAACGTTGCCCCGACGCCTGGCAAGCGCCATCACCCGCCGAACAGGCCTTGCGCGCCATGGTGTTGCGCCTCGACGCGCTGCAGAACATGCGCACCCAGGAGAGCAACCGGCTTGACGTAGCACGCGACGCGGTACAAGACGGCATCGCCGGGCATATCACCTGGCTTGATACCGAGATCAAGAAACTTAGTGCCATGATCAAGAATCATATGAACGACGATCCTGACCTCAAGGACAAGCAGGCTCTGCTTGATAGTATTCCGGGCTTGGGCGAACGTACCATTGCTGTTCTGCTGGCCTTTTATGCCGACACCCAACGCTTTGATAACGCCAGAAAGGCGGTCGCGTTTGCTGGCCTTGATCCGCGCCAGCACGAGTCCGGCAGCAGCGTCAAAGCCAAGCCCCGCATGTCCAAAGTCGGCCATTCCTTTTTGCGCAAGGCGCTTTACATGCCAGCAATGGTGACCTTGTACAAAACA comes from Actimicrobium sp. CCC2.4 and encodes:
- a CDS encoding TonB-dependent receptor plug domain-containing protein, whose amino-acid sequence is MPTFYRPTSRASARALTFVSLVSVAAGALADTSMPPVVVTAARIEQSQADALPHTTVISSDTIRNSQAIDVLTLLRNEAGLQFTQSGGPGQLASFFLRGASPSQTLILIDGVPVRREGFSGSAALEHILPEQIDHIEIVRGNVSAIYGSGAIGGVIQIFTRRGDRTPVIGATVEAGSRGTINVTGDIAGQSDGTRYAVTAARFRTDGFSAMNHTQFPNENPDKNGYDNTSASVSLSQQWAKGHEAGIRLYANEGNFTYDGGGFGAPTDINKGTSKQQSLALFSRDKLSSSWVSNLTLSQTRLSNRNISISAFGYDSRYDSTANLLQWNNEISLTPDWILIAGADLGHEKADVSNDDGFAITRNAPSRSTSSVYAGISGKADAHLLQANVRHDQVDGSGSKTTGYLGYGYALTPALKLIASASTAFNAPTLAQVYDPDNGNAKLKPETSRSVELGAQYALAGTLVRATVFKTRTKDQFGIDPDNCFSGAYPFGCPTFNIAQASNQGVELSASGKLASVDLKTSLTLQEPVDDATKQILIRRARTLASVSAAQAFGALRVGADVQYSGNRNDGSRSLGGYVLANLNARYALSKSVSLFARVDNLFDRDYQTIYGYNQPPRGVFAGLRWQQ
- a CDS encoding FecCD family ABC transporter permease is translated as MNSGSQRAWLILLSMAATAALALGAAVACGSTGCFAGSADIVWALRLPRALSAFAVGGLLALAGALMQVLLRNPLADPYVLGVSGGAAAGAMTAMLLAPAALLAWSAHVGALAGALLATGLLFGLARGALLRLSGSVSGIRLILTGVMIAAGFGACMTLLLTLAPDARLRGMIFWLMGDLDNNLLYAPACIALLLAVIWSCANAARLNVLAHGDAAAQLLGVPVLRLRALTLLVASVATAAAVAVAGTIGFVGLVVPHALRLLLGNDQRLLLPACALGGGIALVLADLLARAIVAPTQLPVGVITALVGVPVFLFLLQRGRA
- a CDS encoding ABC transporter ATP-binding protein, whose translation is MNSLRAEHVSITIGGRTLIRALDWQVSAGQFWCVLGRNGVGKTSLLHTIAGLLRPSTGRVLIDEVALPAIPALALARLRGLMPQQHVDAFSMSVLETLLIGRTPYRIGRGWDTDADIAAARAALDSVDLGGRAGSDVLQLSGGERQRVALATLLVQAPAIMLLDEPTAHQDVAHQLAMLALVRQLSERHAVVMNCHDINLAARFATHVLVLGADRSWSGTVDAVLVPAVLEPAFGCAFRVLEGQGMRSFIAG
- a CDS encoding IS110 family transposase, coding for MHKYHLGIDVAKAKLDCALRMPDGKYRNKVVANTPAGYTTLSLWLNKHGATLPHVCMEATGVYWEAVAEYLASQNMVVSVINPAQIKAFGTSRMVRTKTDRVDAQLIAAFCVERCPDAWQAPSPAEQALRAMVLRLDALQNMRTQESNRLDVARDAVQDGIAGHITWLDTEIKKLSAMIKNHMNDDPDLKDKQALLDSIPGLGERTIAVLLAFYADTQRFDNARKAVAFAGLDPRQHESGSSVKAKPRMSKVGHSFLRKALYMPAMVTLYKTAWGKSFRARLAASGKPPMLIIGAMMRKLVHVVFGVLKSGKSFDPALHGS